In Nymphaea colorata isolate Beijing-Zhang1983 chromosome 13, ASM883128v2, whole genome shotgun sequence, one DNA window encodes the following:
- the LOC126410686 gene encoding uncharacterized mitochondrial protein AtMg00810-like produces the protein MSMPPGYVQEGKCCHLKKALYGLKQSPRAWFERLRIVMKSTGYKQGNGDHTLFIKQRGGLVSLLLVYVDDMIVTGSDEEENRKMKERLSKEFDLKDLGKLRYFLGIEIARSETGLVMNQRKYTLDLLKETGKLGCRPYLTPIESGTKISIKTGTILDEEGKGRYQRLVGKLIYLTLTRPDITYAVNVLSQFMHAPTDCHWKSAERVLGYLKNDPGKGLLYTRQDKLTIEGYSDADWAGCTDTRRSTTGYCIFLGGNLVVWRSKRQEVCSRSSAEAEYRAVAMGVTEMLWLKILLTDIGVELGDKMKMYCDNKSAINLANNPVLHDRTKHVEIDRHFIRERIDSKELILPYMKSEDQVADVLTKGLCTSSFEKNVSKLGMFDMYAKLEGEC, from the coding sequence atgagcatgcctcccgggtatgttcaagagggaaaatgttgtcacctcaagaaagctttgtatggcttgaagcagtcgcctagagcttggtttgagagactaaggatcgttatgaagtctactgggtacaagcaaggaaatggagatcataccctattcataaagcagagaggtggtctggtgagtcttctccttgtctacgttgatgatatgattgtcactggcagtgacgaagaagaaaacagaaagatgaaggagagattatctaaggaattcgacctcaaggatctgggtaagctgagatactttctggggatagagattgctcgatcagagacagggctggttatgaatcaaaggaagtacactcttgacttactaaaggagacaggcaaacttggttgtaggccctatcttactcctatagagtcgggaactaagataagtatcaagacgggcactattctggatgaggaaggaaaagggcgatatcagaggctagtaggtaagcttatctatcttactctaactcgccctgatatcacgtatgcggtaaatgtgctaagtcaatttatgcatgctcccacggattgtcactggaagagtgcagaaagagtgttgggatatctaaagaatgacccaggaaaaggactgttgTATACTCGACAGGACAAACTTAccattgagggctactcagatgcagattgggcaggttgcactgacacaaggaggtctactacagggtattgtatctttcttggaggtaacctagttgtttggagaagtaagaggcaagaagtatgttcgaggtctagtgcggaggctgagtacagggctgttgcaatgggggttacagagatgctgtggctgaagattcttttgactgatattggtgtggaattgggagataaaatgaagatgtactgtgacaacaagtctgcgattaatcttgccaataatccagttctacatgacaggaccaaacatgtggagattgatcgtcattttatccgggaacgcattgactcaaaggagctgattctgccatatatgaagtctgaagatcaagttgcagacgtcctaactaaagggctttgtacttcttcattcgaaaagaatgttagcaagcttggcatgtttgacatgtatgccaagcttgagggggagtgttag
- the LOC116266835 gene encoding phosphoenolpyruvate carboxylase 2, whose amino-acid sequence MSKLEKHVSIDAQLRLVVPGKISDDDKLVEYDAILLDRFLDILQALHGDDIRETVQDCYEFSAEYEGQHDPQKLEELGNMLTSLDPGDSIVVAKSFSHMLNLANLAEEVQIAYRRRIKLKKGDFVDENSAATESDIEETIKRLVVQLKKSPEEVFDALKNQTVDLVLTAHPTQSVRRSLLKKHGRIRNCLIQLNAKDITPDDKQELDEALQREIQAAFRTDEIRRTPPTPQDEMRAGMSYFHETIWKGVPKFLRRVDTALKNIGINERVPYNAPLIQFSSWMGGDRDGNPRVTPEVTRDVCLLARMMAANLYYSQIEDLMFELSMWRCSDELRLRANELHSSSRKDAKHYIEFWKKIPPNEPYRVILGEVRDKLYNTRERSRHLLAHGLSDIPEEATFTNVEQFLEPLELCYRSLCACGDQPIADGSLLDFLRQVSTFGLSLVRLDIRQESDRHTDVMDAITKHLGIGSYRDWPEEQRQGWLLSELRGKRPLFGPDLPKTEEIADVLETLHVIAELPSDNFGAYIISMATAPSDVLAVELLQRECHVKKPLRVVPLFEKLADLEAAPAAVARLFSIDWYRNRINGKQEVMIGYSDSGKDAGRLSAAWQLYKAQEELVKVAKQYGVKLTMFHGRGGTVGRGGGPTHLAILSQPPDTIHGSLRVTVQGEVIEQSFGEEHLCFRTLQRFTAATLEHGMHPPVPPRPEWRALMDEMAVVATKEYRSVVFQEPRFVEYFRLATPELEYGRMNIGSRPSKRKPSGGIESLRAIPWIFAWTQTRFHLPVWLGFGAAFKHILDKDIRNLSMLQAMYNEWPFFRVTLDLVEMVFAKGDPGIAALYDKLLVSEDLWAFGERLRANYEETKSLLLQVAGHKDLLEGDPYLRQRLKLRDSYITTLNVCQACTLKRIRDPNFHVKVRPHISKEIMESNKAAAELVNLNPASEYAPGLEDTLILTMKGIAAGMQNTG is encoded by the exons ATGTCGAAACTGGAGAAGCATGTTTCCATTGATGCGCAGTTGAGGCTCGTGGTGCCCGGGAAAATCTCCGATGATGATAAGTTGGTGGAATATGATGCAATTCTTCTGGATCGGTTCCTTGACATTCTTCAAGCATTGCATGGTGACGACATCCGTGAGACG GTGCAAGATTGCTATGAGTTTTCAGCAGAGTACGAGGGGCAGCATGATCCTCAGAAGCTTGAGGAGCTTGGCAATATGCTGACGAGTTTGGATCCAGGAGATTCTATTGTTGTAGCTAAGTCCTTTTCTCACATGCTTAACTTGGCAAACCTAGCCGAAGAGGTGCAGATCGCATACAGAAGGAGAATCAAGCTTAAAAAGGGTGATTTTGTGGATGAGAATTCAGCTGCCACTGAATCAGATATTGAGGAGACCATTAAGAGGCTGGTGGTGCAATTAAAGAAATCTCCTGAAGAAGTTTTTGATGCCCTTAAGAATCAGACTGTTGATTTGGTCCTCACTGCACATCCAACTCAGTCGGTTCGCCGATCATTGCTCAAGAAGCATGGAAG GATTCGCAATTGTCTTATTCAATTGAATGCAAAGGACATTACCCCTGATGACAAGCAGGAGCTGGATGAGGCTCTCCAGAGAGAG ATTCAAGCAGCATTTCGAACTGATGAAATCCGGCGAACTCCACCAACACCTCAAGATGAGATGCGAGCTGGGATGAGTTATTTCCATGAGACAATTTGGAAGGGTGTCCCCAAGTTCTTACGTCGAGTTGATACAGCTTTGAAAAACATAGGGATAAATGAGCGAGTGCCTTATAATGCTCCTCttattcaattttcttcttgGATGGGGGGTGATCGTGATG GAAATCCTCGAGTGACTCCTGAAGTGACGAGGGACGTGTGCTTGTTGGCTAGAATGATGGCTGCTAACTTATACTACTCTCAAATAGAAGATCTAATGTTTGag ttATCTATGTGGCGCTGCAGTGATGAGCTACGGCTTCGAGCAAATGAACTACATAGCTCTTCACGAAAAGATGCAAAACATTATATAG aattttggaaaaaaattccTCCAAATGAGCCTTATCGAGTTATACTTGGGGAGGTTAGAGATAAGTTGTACAATACCAGGGAGCGTTCTCGCCACTTGCTAGCCCATGGACTTTCTGATATTCCTGAGGAAGCAACTTTTACGAACGTTGAGCAG TTTCTCGAACCTCTTGAGCTATGTTATAGATCACTCTGTGCGTGTGGTGACCAGCCAATTGCCGATGGCAGCCTTCTGGATTTCTTGCGACAGGTTTCAACATTTGGTCTCTCACTCGTACGTCTAGATATCAGACAGGAGTCTGACAGGCATACTGATGTTATGGATGCAATTACTAAGCACTTAGGAATAGGTTCATACCGTGATTGGCCAGAGGAACAGCGTCAAGGATGGCTGCTGTCGGAACTCCGTGGAAAGCGACCATTGTTTGGTCCAGACCTTCCAAAAACTGAAGAAATTGCTGATGTGCTCGAAACACTTCATGTGATTGCCGAACTACCCTCTGATAATTTTGGAGCATACATTATCTCAATGGCCACAGCTCCATCAGATGTTCTTGCTGTTGAGCTTTTGCAACGTGAATGCCATGTGAAAAAACCACTGAGAGTGGTTCCATTGTTTGAGAAACTTGCTGATCTTGAAGCTGCACCTGCTGCTGTAGCTCGGCTCTTTTCAATTGACTGGTACAGGAACAGGATAAATGGGAAGCAAGAGGTTATGATTGGATATTCAGACTCTGGCAAGGATGCTGGAAGACTATCAGCTGCCTGGCAGCTATACAAAGCTCAGGAGGAGCTTGTAAAAGTTGCCAAGCAATATGGTGTCAAGTTGACAATGTTCCATGGTAGAGGAGGAACAGTTGGAAGAGGTGGTGGACCTACTCATCTTGCCATCCTGTCTCAGCCACCTGATACTATTCATGGATCTCTTCGCGTCACTGTCCAAGGTGAAGTTATAGAGCAGTCATTTGGAGAGGAGCATTTATGTTTCCGTACACTCCAGCGTTTCACTGCTGCTACCCTTGAGCATGGGATGCATCCTCCAGTTCCACCTAGGCCAGAGTGGCGTGCTTTGATGGATGAAATGGCTGTGGTGGCAACTAAGGAGTATCGATCTGTTGTATTTCAAGAACCACGTTTTGTGGAATATTTCCGTCTT GCAACTCCAGAGCTGGAATATGGACGAATGAACATTGGAAGCCGACCATCCAAGCGTAAACCTAGTGGGGGAATAGAATCACTTCGTGCAATCCCATGGATTTTTGCTTGGACACAGACTAGATTTCATCTTCCTGTTTGGTTAGGCTTTGGAGCAGCATTCAAACATATTCTTGACAAGGACATCCGGAATCTTAGCATGCTACAAGCCATGTACAATGAATGGCCGTTTTTCAGGGTTACACTTGATTTAGTGGAAATGGTATTTGCAAAGGGCGATCCTGGCATTGCTGCGCTATATGACAAGTTGCTGGTATCTGAAGACCTTTGGGCATTTGGGGAGCGTCTGCGTGCAAACTATGAGGAAACCAAAAGCCTCCTTCTTCAG GTTGCTGGCCACAAGGATCTTCTTGAAGGAGATCCCTACCTGAGACAGAGGCTGAAATTGCGAGATTCATACATCACAACACTCAATGTGTGCCAAGCATGCACTCTGAAACGTATCCGTGATCCCAATTTCCATGTGAAGGTGAGGCCTCATATATCAAAGGAGATCATGGAGTCAAACAAAGCAGCTGCAGAGTTGGTTAACCTGAACCCGGCAAGTGAGTATGCTCCAGGCCTGGAGGACACCCTTATATTGACCATGAAGGGAATAGCTGCTGGAATGCAAAACACTGGTTAA